GTGTCGTGGCCGTCAATTTCCACAATGACGTCGCCTGCGCGAAGCCCTTTGCGGTAGGCCGGAGTGCCCTCGATCGGGGAGATGATCATGATGCGGCCATCGCGCTCGTCGATCTGCATCCCCAGCCCCTCATACTTGCCGTGCGTGCTCTCCATGAGCGCGTCGTACGCTTCAGCCTCCATCAGCACGGAATATCGGTCCAGGTCCGCCAGCATCCCTTCCACACCCGCCTTGATGATCTTATCCATGTCCACGTCTTCCATGTAGTGGTTGCGGATACTGAAGGCGGTCTGGGTCAGTTTCTTGACGCTGCGGAGGAAAGAATCGCGATCCTGCGACGGCGCGACCTCCACCACCGGGTGTTCCTTGTCGAGCTGAATCTGGACAGTGTCCGCCCAGAGAACCGGCTCGAGGCGACTCGGCGAAGCCTGGCTGGCGTCGCCGGGATCGGCAAACCATATCAGCGCCAATGCGAAAACCGTTATTCCGAATAACTGAACCGTGAAGCGGTACATGTTGAACCTCTAAGTTAGCCTGTCAATGGTCAATCTATCATCATTCGTTGTTTTGTCAAGCGGAGACGGTCTGAAGCTTCTGCGTATCTCATTGATATTATATACACTTAGCAAGGCGGTTGAGTTCCTCTGCTGTAACTCCGACTGTCAGCTCCGAGTATTTTGCTGTCCGGTATGCGCTTAGCTCAAGCAATAGCATCTGTGCGGCAACTTTACTTCGGCGCGAGTCGTCCAATAGTTTGGGTTCGTGCAGCGAACCTGCTCATTAGTATCGGCTTACCGGGCCACCGTGGGCACGGACGACCAGCAATCTGTGCTGTTTTCGAACAACTGTCACTCAACCAATGAAACGATTTACCAATAGTCTCAGTTTCGCCTTCCTGCTCAATCTCATTCTCCCTGGAGCGGGGCACCTGTATTGGCGTGACTATCTGTTTGGTCTGTTCATCTTCCTGGTGATGCTCATCGCCTCAGTGTTGTTCCTCTTCAATTTCCTTTTTGATTTGCCGCCTCTCGCGAAAGGCGTGCTCTTCGGCGTGCCGATAGTCTTCTACCTGTTCTCATTTGTTGACCTCGCGCGTACCGTTCGCCGCAAACAAAACCCCCCGCCGCGTTCCGAGGTCACCGCACGGGTCTTTGTGGTCGGATCGTTACTCATTGCCTTGTTGCTGCCGCTGTCGCCCGCGAATTTCGCGATACGCAATCGCCCTACCGTTCTGAAAGTCAACGATGAATCCCTCGCGCCGGCGGTGAGATCCGGCGGCGTCTTTGTTGTCAATCGAGCGGCCTATTCGGTTCGTCTTTTCTTTCTGGAAAAAACGCATCAATACAGGAGTCCCGGCAGGCTGGATCTCGTATTGTTCGCGGACTCCTCGACGTCAGCCAGGCTGGGGTGGGTGCTTGCCTTGGAAGGCGAGGAAATCGAGGTAGCGGGGGGATCGCTATATGTTGACGGTTTGCCGGTACCGGGCAATATCTTGGTTCTGAATCAACTCGGGCGCCTTCCGTTGACGAGGGTCAGGCTGGGAACTATCTTGGTCGGCGCCCCGAACGGGGGTGCGAGTCTCGAAATAGTACAGATTTCGGACCGTGACATTGTTGGGAAAGCGTACCGGTTGTTTTGAGAGCGATTGATTGTCTCATCTTTGACCTTGACGGCACTCTGATTGACTCCTCGGTGGGGGTAATCGATGCGGTCAACTATTCGCTGCGGATGATGAATCTGCCCCAGCAGGCCCCGGAGAAGATTGTCAGGTACATCGGGTTCCCTGTCGAAAAGATGTACGCGGATTTTGGTGCCAAACCGGTGGAAGAACTCCACCATCACTTCCAGTCCCGCGCTGCTCAAAGCATGGTGGCGTCGACCGTGCCGCTGGACGGTGTCGATCGAACGCTAATGCGCCTTCAGGCCGACGGCTACCGCATGGCCATAGCGACAACCAAGATCCGGCCGCACCTTGACGGCGTGATCGCTAAATTCGGCTGGGGTCGTTTGTTCGAGACGTCGGTCGCTGCCGATGAGGTGGCTGCGGTCAAACCGGCCCCGGACGCTTTCCGGCTCGCGCTGCGTCGCCTCGGCGCCTCCGCGGGGCGCGCCCTCGTGGTCGGCGATACCATAAATGATGTTTACGCTGCGCATCGTGTTCCTGTGCGAGTGGTTGCGGTCGAATCCCCGTACGGCGGATTGGACGAGTTGCAAGCGTCCCGGCCCGATTACTTCGTTAGGACACTGGCGGATCTTCC
This window of the Candidatus Zixiibacteriota bacterium genome carries:
- a CDS encoding S26 family signal peptidase, which produces MKRFTNSLSFAFLLNLILPGAGHLYWRDYLFGLFIFLVMLIASVLFLFNFLFDLPPLAKGVLFGVPIVFYLFSFVDLARTVRRKQNPPPRSEVTARVFVVGSLLIALLLPLSPANFAIRNRPTVLKVNDESLAPAVRSGGVFVVNRAAYSVRLFFLEKTHQYRSPGRLDLVLFADSSTSARLGWVLALEGEEIEVAGGSLYVDGLPVPGNILVLNQLGRLPLTRVRLGTILVGAPNGGASLEIVQISDRDIVGKAYRLF
- a CDS encoding HAD-IA family hydrolase, which encodes MRAIDCLIFDLDGTLIDSSVGVIDAVNYSLRMMNLPQQAPEKIVRYIGFPVEKMYADFGAKPVEELHHHFQSRAAQSMVASTVPLDGVDRTLMRLQADGYRMAIATTKIRPHLDGVIAKFGWGRLFETSVAADEVAAVKPAPDAFRLALRRLGASAGRALVVGDTINDVYAAHRVPVRVVAVESPYGGLDELQASRPDYFVRTLADLPGLLTQINNHTG